The genomic stretch GGCCGCATTCAGCAATTGGCACCGCCCGACCAACTGTACGAAAAACCCGAGAACAGCTTCGTCGCCCAGTTCATCGGTGAAAACAACACGTTGATGGGCGAAGTCAAAGAGATCAGCAACGGCACGGCTGTGGTTCAGCTGGACGGCGGCGACCTGATCGACGCGGTTCCGGTGAACGTCAGCAAGGTTGGCGAACGCACCCGTGTGTCCATCCGTCCCGAACGGGTCGAGATGAAAAAGGAACGCCTGATGCCAGGCGCCCGGACCCTGAAGGCCGAAGTGCTTGAGTTCATCTATATGGGCGATATTTTCCGCACCCGTCTGCGCGTCGCAGGGACTGATGAATTTGTCATCAAGACCCGGAACGCGCCGGACCAGGAGCGTCTGACACCCGGCACCCAGATCGAAATCGGCTGGCTGCCCGAAGATTGCCGCGCTTTGGACGCGTAACGTCCCAAGCACGCGCGAGACGTCGCGCGGCTGCGGTCGCGCGATAAAAAAGGGACGGTATCAAAGCCCGTTATCCCCGTCCCAACATCCACACGGGCAATGGCCGGAAACGGCTAAATGATTGGGAGATCAAATATGAAACTGACCAAAATTCTTATGACCTCGACGGCGCTCAGCTTTGTCGCGGGCATGGTCGCAGCCGAAGCGCACATGGCCAACGAAATGACCATCGTGTCCTGGGGCGGCGCCTATTCCAAATCGCAAAAACTTGCGTACAGCGATCCCTATGCCGAGAAAACCGGCGTCAGCATCATCAACGACGACAGCTCGAACGAAGCCGTGGCAAAGCTGCGTGCGATGAACGAAGCCGGCAACATCACATGGGATGTGGTCGATGTTGTGGCCTCTGACGCCATCCGTCTGTGTGACGAAGGTCTGGCGATGGAAATCGACGCAGACGAAATGCTGGCCGACGCGCCCGATGGCACGCCTGCATCCGAAGATTTTGGCGACCTTCTGGTTTCCGACTGCTTCATTCCGCAGATCGTTTATTCGACAACATTCGGCTATCGTACCGACATGGTCGGCGACACGCCTCCGACATCGGTCTGCGCGATCTTCGACACCGAAACATATCCCGGCAAACGTTCGCTGGAAAAACGCCCGATTAACAACATGGAATGGGCGCTGATCTGTGACGGCGTTGCCAAGGACGAAGTCTATGACGTTCTGGCCACACCAGAAGGTCAGCAGCAGGCGCTGGACAAACTGGCAACCATCAAAGACGACGTGATCTGGTGGTCGGCCGGTGCGGATACGCCCCAATTGCTGGCAGACGGCGAAGTTGTGATGGGTTCGACCTATAACGGTCGCCTGTTCTCTGTCATCGAAGAGCAAGACCAGCCCGTCGCCATGCTGTGGGACGCGCAGGTGTTCGATCTTGACGGCTGGATCATTCCCGCAGGTCTGAGCGACGAGCGTAAAGCCCGTGCACTGGACTTTATCTATTTTGCGACAGACACACAGCGTCTGGCGGACCAGGCCAAATACATCTCGTACGGCCCCGCGCGCAAATCTTCGGCTCCTCTGGTTGGCAAACACGCCGATCTGGGCATCGAAATGGCACCGCACATGCCGACCGATCCGGAAAACGCAAAGAACACGTTCCTGTATAACTACGAGTTCTGGGCCGACTACCGCGACGACATCGACGCAAAATTCCAAGCGTGGCTGGCGCAATAAGCTTCGCCTGATCGCCTGAAACAGGGGGAGGCCACATCCGGCCTCCTCCACCCTCCAAAGCGAGATCGATGATGAGCAACGTACCAAATCAAAACGCCGAAGACGGCCCGGTGATGGCCGCTGACGGCACCCCGCTGAAACGCAGCCTTGCGCGTGCCCTGCGCCGCCAGAAAAGCCGCGCCTTGCTTCTGATTGCGCCGTTGCTGATCTTTGTTCTCGTGACCTTTATCATTCCGATCGGATCGATGCTGTTCCGGTCTGTCGAGAACGACATCGTGGCCAACACACTGCCCAATGCGGTACGCCAGCTTGCCGGCTGGGACGCCACATCGGGCGAAATCCCCTCTGAAGCTGTCTATCAGGCCATGTATTATGACCTGTTCGTCGCCGTCGAAGCCAAACGTCACACGCGTTTGGGTTCACGCCTGAACTATGAAAAATCCGGGATCTCATCCCTGTTCCGCCAAAGCGGCCGCAAGGTTGACGATCTGGCAAAAGACGCCACCAAGGCGCTGGAAAAGGCCCTCCCGGCCTTTAAGGACGGTGAAACCTGGTACGCGCTGATGAACGCAGGCAACGACGAGGCCGACACCGGACTGCTAAGCGCCATGCGTGGACGCATCGGTCGACTGAACGACAGCTCGGCCTCAGCCAAAATGGACTTTGCCCCCAGTGCCCAGATGGCCGACGCGCTGCCCCTGACCACCCGCAGCTATACTGAATGGGCCGTCTACGAGGCCACTGAAGAACAGCGCGACCCCGCCACACGCGATCCGTGGGAACTGGTGCCGCTGGCCTTGCTGCAAGAGCTGAAAACAGCCGACCTGTCAGGCCTGTCAGGCCCGCGTGCCGATCTGTTGAAACAAGCGCAGGCTGTGCAATTCGACATTCCCGCCTTTTCCAGGGTTTTCACCGACATTGACCCCGAGTGGGCGACACCCGGGCCATGGGAAACACTGCAAACCCATTCCTCGAAATACACCGCCGGTTACTTTCTGAATGCGATAGATGCGCAGAAAACGCCGGAAGGCATTGCCTGGCAGCCGGAAGACAAGCAGATCCTGCTGAAACTTTTCGGACGCACGCTGATCATGTCGCTGGTGATCACCGGATCCTGTATCCTGCTGGGCTATCCGGTGGCGTGGCTTCTGGCCAACCTGCCCACCGCCAAGGCCAACCTGCTGATGATCCTCGTGCTGCTGCCCTTCTGGACCTCGCTTCTGGTGCGCACATCGGCCTGGAAGGTCATGCTGCAACAACAGGGTGTGATCAACGACGTGCTGGTCTGGCTGGGGCTGGTGGACGACGCCAACCGCCTGATCATGATCAACAACCAGTTCGGCACGATCGTGGCCATGACACACATCCTGCTGCCGTTCATGATCCTGCCGATGTATTCGGTGATGCAAACCGTACCGCCGACCTATCTGCGGGCGGCAAAATCACTGGGGGCGACGAACTGGACGGCCTTCTGGCGCGTCTACTTCCCCCAGTCGATTCCGGGCATCGGTGCGGGGTCGATTCTCGTATTCATCCTGTCCATCGGCTACTACATCACCCCCGAAATCGTCGGCGGAACCAAAGGCGTGTTCATCTCGAACCGCATCGCCTACCACATTTCGTCCTCGCTGAACTGGGGCCTCGCGGCCGCGCTGGGGTCGATCCTGCTGGCGGTCGTTCTTCTCCTTTACTGGTGCTACGACCGGATCGTCGGCATCGACAACGTGAAACTGGGATAACTGATTATGGGCCTGCCTCCTTATGCAACGACACCGCAGCGGATCTGGTACTATTCCTTCCGCTTCATCTGCGCGCTGATCTTCATCTTTCTGATCACGCCGATCATCGTGGTGATGCCGCTCAGCTTCAACGCCGAGAACTTCTTTACCTTCACGCCGGAAATGCTGCGGCTGGACCCTGACGGTTATTCGCTGAAGCACTATCAGGACTTCTTTACCAACAACGAATGGCAGCGCAGCCTGAAAAACTCGCTGATCATCGCGCCCTTTGCCACCGTGATCTCGGTGTCGCTGGGCACGCTGGCGGCCATCGGTCTGTCGCAATCCCACGTCCCGTTCAAAGGAACGATTATGGCGATCCTGATCTCGCCAATGATCGTACCGTTGATCATCTCTGCGACCGGCATGTTCTTTTTCTACTCAACTCTGGGCAACTGGCTGGAAACGACCCTGGGGCTCGACAAGAACTTTGTCGGATACGTCAAGGTCATCCTCGCCCACGCGGTGCTTGGCATCCCCTTCGTGATCATCACCGTCACGGCCACGCTGGTCGGCTTTGACCGCTCGCTGACCCGCGCGGCGGCCAACATGGGCGCCAACCCGGTCACTACTTTCTTCCGCGTGCAAATGCCGCTGATCCTGCCCGGCGTGATCTCGGGCGGCCTCTTCGCCTTTATCACCTCCTTTGACGAAGTCGTTGTTGTCCTCTTTGTCGGCTCCGCCGGCCAGAAAACGCTGCCCTGGCAGATGTTCACCGGCCTGCGCGAACAGATCAGCCCGACGATCCTCGCGGTCGCCACGCTTCTGGTCGGTATCTCGATCATTCTGCTGACCGTGGTCGAACTGCTGCGCCGTCGCTCGGAACGTCTGCGCGGCATCGTCGAAAGCTAAACTTCTTTTGGCCTAAAATATCCCGAGGTCCGGGGCAGCGCCCCGGTCCTGCCCCTACCCGCCACGCAAGCGCTCAAGCAAACGCAGCGACGCATAGCCATCCGGCACAATCCCCTTAGACAATTGATACCGCCGCACCGCGTCCACCGTCAGCGGACCGATCTTGGCGTCAATCTTGTGCGTATCAAACCCTTGCGCCGTCAGCCGTTCCTGAAGCTCAATTCGCTCGGCAAACGTCAGCACCCGATCACCGCGCGGCCAGTTTGCGCGTATCGCAGCACCACCCCGAATGCGATCAGCCAGATAACCGACCCCGATCACATAGGCATCGGCGGTGTTATAGGCCTCGATGACCTCGAAATTATCAAACACCAGGAAAGCGGCCCCTTCGGCCCCCGCAGGCAGCAGAACTGCCGCCGGCCCATGGTCCGGCACCGGCCCGCCGACGCCTTTCACCCCCAAGCCTGCCCAGACCGAGGGCAGCTTGGTGATCTCGCGGTTGGCTTGCGTGTAATCAAACCCCTCAGGCAGCGTCACCTCGACGCCCCAGGGCATACCTGTCTGCCAGCCGTGGTGTTTCAGATAGGCCGCCGTCGACGCCAGGGCATCCGTCGGATCGTCGGACCAGATGTCACGCTTGCCGTCGCCGGTGAAGTCCACCGCATGGGCCAGAAACGATGTGGGCATGAACTGGGTATGCCCCATCGCCCCCGCCCAACTGCCATTCATACGCGCGGCGGCCACGTCGCCATTCTCCAGAATCGTCAGCGCCGCCATCAGCTGTTCTTCAAAGAACGACGACCGCCGCGTGTCATAGGCCAGCGAGGCCAGGCTTTGCACCGTGCTGTTCGATCCGCGAAACCCGCCATAGGCGCTCTCCAGACCCCAGATCGCGGTCACCACGTATTTATCGACGCCGTATTTGGCCTCGATCCTGTCCAGCGTGGCGCCGTGTTTGCGCATCGCCTCCTGACCGTTGGCGATACGGGCGTCTGACACCGCGGTGTCCAGATAGTCCCAGATCGTCTTGGTAAACTCCGACTGGTTGCGGTCGCGCCGCACCACGTCCGCGTCAAAGGTGATGCCGGCAAAAGCGGCGTCCAGCGTGCTCTGCCGGATGCCTTTGGCCATGGCGCGCGGATAGAACCCTTTGATCCAGTCCTGAAAGCCTGCGTTCGACAGTGTTTCAGTCTCTGTGACAGGGGTTTCGCCCACGGTGGTGCCACTGGCTGATACCGCCGGTTGCGGACGCAAGACGGGCCGGATCGATGTTTCAGCCAGCACAATGCCGCCGAATCCGACGCCCAGCGCCGCTGCTGCTGACAGGGAAAGATACCGCATAGTGCCTCGATTCTCGCTGGTGTGGTCCGCGTGATTGGCCGCAGGTTAGCGGCAAAACCCGGCTGCCGAAAGCGGTCAGGGCAGACAGTGGCGTTCCTGATCGGCCCGGATCCGCTCAAGGTGCTGGCGCAGCAGCGCCACGCGGTGCGGTCGAAAGCTGGTGTCGGTGCGTTCCAGATCGCTCATCCGGTCCAGCCGGAACGTCCGGAAGTCCTGTCGCAGCAGGCACCAGGCCAACAGCACGTTGTTGTGGTCGAAATAGACGATCCCCAGCGGGCGCACGCTGCGTTCGGTCTGTCGCGCCTCGGCGTCGGAATAGGAAAACCGCACGCAAACCTCGTCCCAGGTGGCCGCGCGCAGCAGGCCCACGTCGATGGTGGGGGCGGCGGGGCGGTGGAACCGGTGCGCGTCCAGAATCGCATGTTTCAACCGGTGGGCCTGACGGGGCGGCACGCGCGCCTGAATTTTGACCAGCGCCGATTCCGCCGCTTTGGACAGTGCCGGATCGCCAATCACCGCCACATCGCGCAGGCCCAGCACCAGCGCCTCCAGTTCGTCATCCTCGAACCCCAGCGGTGGCAGTGTTGCGTCCTCGATCAAGGTAAAGCCAAAGCCTGCCTCGCCGTCGATCACAGCCCCCAACCCGCGCAACGCATCAATGTCACGGTACACGGTGCGCAAGGACACATCCATGTCGTCAGCCAGCTGCTGTGCCGTGACAGGCGGAGGCAGGCGACGCAAATGTTGCATCAATTGGAACAGGCGATGTGTACGGCTCATGCGCCAGTTATAACACAACTCCTGTCAGAAATTGACAGCAGACATTCGAATCTAACCGCGTTTCCGGCTGACCTTGCGTTTGATCTTGTCGGTTTTGCGTTTGCCCTTGGCCGCCTTGCGCCGTGGTGAACGACCTGCGGGTGAACGGCTGCCGCCTTGGGGCATTTTTTCCCCGTCAATCGTCAACAGCTCCAGCGCCACGCCCCCTGTGACCGGCGTGGCTTCGGTCAGGCGCGCGGTCACCCGTTGGCCGACACCGATGGTCAGGCCGGTGTCCGCCCCCATCAGCGTGCCCGCCTCGCGGTCAAAGTGGAAGAACTCGCGTCCCAGCGTGCGGATCGGCACCAGCCCGTCGGCACCGCTGTCGTCCAGTTTTACAAACGCGCCGAACTTGGCCACGCCGCTGATCCGTCCGGTGAATTCGTCGCCCACCCGTTCCGACAGGTAGGAAGCCAGATAGCGGTCGGTCGTGTCCCGTTCGGCGACCATCGACCGGCGTTCCGTGTCGGAAATATGTTGGCCTGTCTCTTCCAGCCGTTCGATGTCCTCGGGCTTCAGCCCGTCCTTTCCCCAGCCATGCGCCGTGACCAGCGCGCGGTGCACGATCAGATCGGCATAGCGGCGAATGGGCGAGGTGAAGTGCGCGTAATTGCGCAAGGCCAGACCAAAGTGGCCAAAGTTCTGCGGCCCGTAATAGGCTTGCATCATTGACCGCAGGGTCGAGATGTTGATCAACTCGGCATCCTCGGACCCCGCAGCAGAGTTCAGCAGGTTGTTCAGATGCGCGGTTTTCAACACCTGCCCCTTGGCCAGCGGAAACCCTGCCTCAAGCGCGATTTCACGCAGGGCGTTCAGCTTTTCGGGGCTGGGTTCTTCGTGGACGCGGAACAGCAGCGGCTGTTTCTTGGCGATCAGGGTCTCGGCGGCGGCGACGTTGGCCAGCACCATGAATTCCTCGATCAGACGGTGGGCATCCAGCCGTTCCTTGAAGTTGACAGAGCTGACGGTGCCGTCGTCTTCCAGCACGATCTGCCGTTCGGGCAGGTCCAGCTCCAGCGGCTGACGCAAATGGCGTGCTTTGACCAAAGCGGCATAGGCGTCATAGAGGGGCTGCAAAACAGGCTCTAACAAGGGACCGCACCGGTCGTTGGGGTTGCCGTCAATGGCTGCCTGCACTTCTTCGTAGTTTAGCGACGCGGGTGACCGCATCAGACCGCGCACGAACTTGTGGCTCAGCTTTTCGCCCTGCGCGTCGATCTGCATCCGCACGGCGATACAGGCACGCGGCACGCCCTCGTGCAGGCTGCACAGGTCGCCGGACAGACGGTCGGGCAACATCGGCACCACGCGGTCGGGGAAATAGGTCGAGTTGCCGCGCTTGCGCGCCTCGCGGTCCAGCGCCGAACCGGGCGTGACATAGGCCGCCACATCCGCAATCGCGACCCAGATGATATGGCCGCCCTTGTTCTTGGGATCATCGTCGGCATGGGCATAGCAGGCGTCGTCGTGGTCGCGCGCATCCCACGGGTCGATGGTGATCAGCGGCATGTCGCGCAGGTCCTCGCGGCCTTTCAGGCCCATCGGCTTCATCGCGTCGGCCTCGGCGATCACCTCGTCGGGGAAATCATCGGGGATGCCGTGCTGGCGGATGGCGATCAGCGACACAGCCTTGGGCGCAGACGGATCGCCCAGCCGTTCCACAATGCGCGCACGCGGCAGGCCCATGCGGGCGGGGCCGGCCAGTTCCGCCTCGACCAGCTCGCCGTCCTTGGCGCCACCCGTGGCGTCGGATGGCACCTGCCATTCCTTGTCGGCGCCCTTGTCCACGGGCAGGATACGCCCGCCTTCGGCTGTTTTGCGGAACACGCCTAGGATCTTCTTGGGGTTGCTGCCAACCCGCCGGATCATCCGCGCCTCGTAATTGTGATCCTCTGCCGTCACCACGGTCAGGCGCGCCAGAATACGGTCGCCTTCGCCCAGCGCCGGATCGGATGCGCGGGTGATCATCAGCACCACGGGTTCTACCCCCGTGCCGTGCCATTCAAGGGGCCGCGCGAACAGGTCGCCGTTGCTGTCAGGGGCCAGCACCTGCAAGATGCTGACGGGTGGCAAGCGGTCGGGGTCCTGATAGGTCTTTTTGCGCTTTTCCAGATGACCTTCGTCTTCCAGTTCGCGCAGCAGGCGTTTCAGGTCGATCCGAGCCGCGCCTTTGATCCCGAAGGCCTTGGCGATGTCACGCTTGGCGGTCAGGGTCGGATTGGCGGCAATCCAGTCGAGGATCTCGGGTTTTGAAGGTATACGGCTCATACCTCCGAGGTAGCACGGGCATGAGGCAGCGTCATCGGCTATTTATCGTGTCCGGCGCGGGGCAGATCGGCGGCGGAGTCCACATCTTGCAGGGTCGCGATCTGGGCAATGCGCAGGCCGGACAGCGTGGCGCGGGTGTCGGCCAGCGCGTGTTCGGTGGACCAGCGGACGCCGTGGAACAGCCCGCGCGGCAAGGGGTGCGCGCGGCGCAGGCCGATCAGCCAGTAGCCGCCATCGTGGGCGGGGCCAAAGACGGCGTCGTGATCGCCCAGCGCCTTGAACGCTTGGGCGATGTGCGCGCGGGTGATGCCCGGCACGTCAGCCCCGATCACACAGACCGGGCCGCCCGCGCGTGCCATCATCCGCGCCATCCGGTCGCCCAGATCGCCCTGCCCCTGCGGCCAGCGCGGCAGATGCGCGGGCCAGACGCGGCTGGTCATACCTGCGCGGTCGGGGGCGACGGCCAGAACCGTGGTCCAGCGCGGATCGTCGATGGTGCGCAGCAGGCGGCGGACCTGATGGCGGAACCACCATGCAGCGGCGGTCATGCCAATGTCGCGGCCAAGCCGGGTTTTCACCCGCCCCGCACGCGGCTCTTTGACCATGACCACCAGGGTGGGGGTCACAGGGTCAGTTCCATGTCGCGGTGGCGAATGCCCGCGTCCAGATAGACAGGCCCATAGGCGGAAAATCCCAGCTTTTCATAGAAAGGAATCGCATATTCCTGCGATCCCAGCTTGGCCCGTGTCACGCCCGCCTGATCCCGCACCACATCCAGCGCTGCGCGGATCAGAGCGGCCCCAAGGCCCGTACCGCGCTGGTCTTTCAGCACGCAGACGCGGCCGATCTTGGCCGTGTCGTCCAACAGGATGATCCGCGCCGACCCGACCGGACGACCCGCATCGGTGGCAAGGATATGCAGCGCGTCCTCATCCAGATCGTCGATCTCGTCCGCCTCGGGCACCTGTTGCTCTTCAATGAACACCGTGCGTCGCAAGGCGCGGCAGGCGTCAATATCGCGGGTCGTGGCAATCTGGACCGTCATGCGAAATAGTCACGCAGGATGCGGGCATAGATCGCCTTGAGCTGGTGGATATGTTCGATGCGCACGTGTTCGTCCACCTGGTGCATCGACTGCCCGACCAGACCGAATTCGACAACCGGGCAGTGATTCTTGACAAAGCGCGCGTCCGAAGTGCCGCCGGTGGTGGACAGGACCGGCTTGACCCCGGTTTCCGCCTCGACCGCCGTGCTGATCAGCGTCGACAGGTCACCGGGCG from Pseudosulfitobacter sp. DSM 107133 encodes the following:
- a CDS encoding extracellular solute-binding protein — protein: MKLTKILMTSTALSFVAGMVAAEAHMANEMTIVSWGGAYSKSQKLAYSDPYAEKTGVSIINDDSSNEAVAKLRAMNEAGNITWDVVDVVASDAIRLCDEGLAMEIDADEMLADAPDGTPASEDFGDLLVSDCFIPQIVYSTTFGYRTDMVGDTPPTSVCAIFDTETYPGKRSLEKRPINNMEWALICDGVAKDEVYDVLATPEGQQQALDKLATIKDDVIWWSAGADTPQLLADGEVVMGSTYNGRLFSVIEEQDQPVAMLWDAQVFDLDGWIIPAGLSDERKARALDFIYFATDTQRLADQAKYISYGPARKSSAPLVGKHADLGIEMAPHMPTDPENAKNTFLYNYEFWADYRDDIDAKFQAWLAQ
- a CDS encoding ABC transporter permease translates to MSNVPNQNAEDGPVMAADGTPLKRSLARALRRQKSRALLLIAPLLIFVLVTFIIPIGSMLFRSVENDIVANTLPNAVRQLAGWDATSGEIPSEAVYQAMYYDLFVAVEAKRHTRLGSRLNYEKSGISSLFRQSGRKVDDLAKDATKALEKALPAFKDGETWYALMNAGNDEADTGLLSAMRGRIGRLNDSSASAKMDFAPSAQMADALPLTTRSYTEWAVYEATEEQRDPATRDPWELVPLALLQELKTADLSGLSGPRADLLKQAQAVQFDIPAFSRVFTDIDPEWATPGPWETLQTHSSKYTAGYFLNAIDAQKTPEGIAWQPEDKQILLKLFGRTLIMSLVITGSCILLGYPVAWLLANLPTAKANLLMILVLLPFWTSLLVRTSAWKVMLQQQGVINDVLVWLGLVDDANRLIMINNQFGTIVAMTHILLPFMILPMYSVMQTVPPTYLRAAKSLGATNWTAFWRVYFPQSIPGIGAGSILVFILSIGYYITPEIVGGTKGVFISNRIAYHISSSLNWGLAAALGSILLAVVLLLYWCYDRIVGIDNVKLG
- a CDS encoding lytic murein transglycosylase, coding for MRYLSLSAAAALGVGFGGIVLAETSIRPVLRPQPAVSASGTTVGETPVTETETLSNAGFQDWIKGFYPRAMAKGIRQSTLDAAFAGITFDADVVRRDRNQSEFTKTIWDYLDTAVSDARIANGQEAMRKHGATLDRIEAKYGVDKYVVTAIWGLESAYGGFRGSNSTVQSLASLAYDTRRSSFFEEQLMAALTILENGDVAAARMNGSWAGAMGHTQFMPTSFLAHAVDFTGDGKRDIWSDDPTDALASTAAYLKHHGWQTGMPWGVEVTLPEGFDYTQANREITKLPSVWAGLGVKGVGGPVPDHGPAAVLLPAGAEGAAFLVFDNFEVIEAYNTADAYVIGVGYLADRIRGGAAIRANWPRGDRVLTFAERIELQERLTAQGFDTHKIDAKIGPLTVDAVRRYQLSKGIVPDGYASLRLLERLRGG
- a CDS encoding YafY family protein, translated to MSRTHRLFQLMQHLRRLPPPVTAQQLADDMDVSLRTVYRDIDALRGLGAVIDGEAGFGFTLIEDATLPPLGFEDDELEALVLGLRDVAVIGDPALSKAAESALVKIQARVPPRQAHRLKHAILDAHRFHRPAAPTIDVGLLRAATWDEVCVRFSYSDAEARQTERSVRPLGIVYFDHNNVLLAWCLLRQDFRTFRLDRMSDLERTDTSFRPHRVALLRQHLERIRADQERHCLP
- the rnr gene encoding ribonuclease R, which produces MSRIPSKPEILDWIAANPTLTAKRDIAKAFGIKGAARIDLKRLLRELEDEGHLEKRKKTYQDPDRLPPVSILQVLAPDSNGDLFARPLEWHGTGVEPVVLMITRASDPALGEGDRILARLTVVTAEDHNYEARMIRRVGSNPKKILGVFRKTAEGGRILPVDKGADKEWQVPSDATGGAKDGELVEAELAGPARMGLPRARIVERLGDPSAPKAVSLIAIRQHGIPDDFPDEVIAEADAMKPMGLKGREDLRDMPLITIDPWDARDHDDACYAHADDDPKNKGGHIIWVAIADVAAYVTPGSALDREARKRGNSTYFPDRVVPMLPDRLSGDLCSLHEGVPRACIAVRMQIDAQGEKLSHKFVRGLMRSPASLNYEEVQAAIDGNPNDRCGPLLEPVLQPLYDAYAALVKARHLRQPLELDLPERQIVLEDDGTVSSVNFKERLDAHRLIEEFMVLANVAAAETLIAKKQPLLFRVHEEPSPEKLNALREIALEAGFPLAKGQVLKTAHLNNLLNSAAGSEDAELINISTLRSMMQAYYGPQNFGHFGLALRNYAHFTSPIRRYADLIVHRALVTAHGWGKDGLKPEDIERLEETGQHISDTERRSMVAERDTTDRYLASYLSERVGDEFTGRISGVAKFGAFVKLDDSGADGLVPIRTLGREFFHFDREAGTLMGADTGLTIGVGQRVTARLTEATPVTGGVALELLTIDGEKMPQGGSRSPAGRSPRRKAAKGKRKTDKIKRKVSRKRG
- a CDS encoding TIGR04282 family arsenosugar biosynthesis glycosyltransferase, with product MTPTLVVMVKEPRAGRVKTRLGRDIGMTAAAWWFRHQVRRLLRTIDDPRWTTVLAVAPDRAGMTSRVWPAHLPRWPQGQGDLGDRMARMMARAGGPVCVIGADVPGITRAHIAQAFKALGDHDAVFGPAHDGGYWLIGLRRAHPLPRGLFHGVRWSTEHALADTRATLSGLRIAQIATLQDVDSAADLPRAGHDK
- a CDS encoding GNAT family N-acetyltransferase, with translation MTVQIATTRDIDACRALRRTVFIEEQQVPEADEIDDLDEDALHILATDAGRPVGSARIILLDDTAKIGRVCVLKDQRGTGLGAALIRAALDVVRDQAGVTRAKLGSQEYAIPFYEKLGFSAYGPVYLDAGIRHRDMELTL